Below is a genomic region from Mycolicibacter hiberniae.
AACAAACAGGCAGCAGCCGGTGCCGATGAGGACTTCGGTCGAGGAGACGAAGCCTATGACCGAGTGTTCACCGAGGGCGCCTCGCCGCTGGTCCCCATCGACACCCCTCCGTATCACGCCGCCGCGTTCGGCGTCTCGGATCTGGGTACCAAGGGCGGTTTGCGAACCGACGCACGCGCTCGGGTCTTGACCGCCGATGATTCCGTCATTCCGGGGCTTTACGCCGCCGGGAACACCATGGCTGCTGTCAGCGGAACCACCTATCCCGGCGGCGGCAACCCGATCGGCGCCTCAATGCTGTTCAGTCATCTTGCCGCGCTGGACATGGCAGCACGGGAGGACCGGTGCTGAGCGAGCCGATCACGCCGGAGGACGTGCAGCGCGCACAGGCCGTCTTCGAACCGTTGACCCAATCCCTGCGTGAACTCATCGACGTCACGATTCGCAGCCGCGCGGACGAGTCCGAGGTGCGCAGGGCGCACGCCCTGATCCAACAGGCCGGCGAGATACTGGGATCGCGACTGGACCCCGCACCCTTCGGGGTCCGCACCGCCACGGATGGGCGGCCACTGCTCTGGGGCAACGTGGCGATCGGCATGCGCAACGCCATAGCACCGCCGCTGCGCGTTGACCGTGACGAAGCGGGGCAGCGCGCTGTGGCCGACCTTGTGCTGGGCGCCGCCTACGAGGGCCCTCCGGGACTCGTCCACGGCGGCGTGTGCGCGTTGATCCTCGACCACGTGCTGGGCGCCACCGCACACCGGCGCGACCGTCCCGCCTTCACGGGGACCCTGACGCTTCGCTACGTGGCGCCGACTCCGCTGGGCAGATTGCGGGCGGAATCCTGGGTGGAGCGCGAAGACGGCGGGAAAACGTTCGCCGAGGGGCATCTTCTCGATTCCCAGGGCCGCGTCACCGTCCATGCCACGGGGATCTTCATCAGGCCGGTCGCCAGAACCTGATTACCGAATCACACCGGGTCGAGCGCCGAAATCAGCCATTGGGCATCGACTTTGGCCAGGCTCACCACCACGCTGCTGGCGGTGAGCGCAGGCTCTGGCCGTTCGCGGCTGACCGTTTCCTGGTTGAGAAACACCAGCACCTTCGCCTCGTTCGGCTGGATCTCCATCAGGCCCGCATTCACCACCTGGGCGGTCGCCTTGATTCCCTTGGTGCGCACTGCCGGTGCGACGACATCAGTGGTGAACTTGCTGTAATAGGTCAGAAAATCGCCGGACATCAGAGTCCGGGACCGTTCGATGTCCTGATCGAGAGTCTCGGGCGCATACGACAGCAATGCCACCGTCGCCGATGACGCGGCGCGGACGGCCGCGTCGCCGGCCGCATCACCGGACTGCTGAACTGGACGGTAGGCGGTCACATAGAGCACCGTCGCCAACAGCGCTGTCACCGCCAGGATGAGACCGAGGAAAAGCGCCTTGCGGCGTGCGCCGAGCACTACCTTGGCTCGGCCGACCACTCCGGGGGCCGGCACGACGGCGGGGACGTGATCGTCCACACCCCGCGGCTCGTCGGCATGCGCCGCACCATCGGCTTCCTCGACGAATGGAGCGACGGAGCCTTGCTCAACCGTCACGGTACGAACTCCACTTTTGACATCTTGATCTGGTCTCCTTCCCGCCGCAGATCGACGGTCAGACGCCACCTGCGGGGAGATTCGTCGGCGCCGGCAGCATTGGTCACCGTGGACGAGGCCGACACCAGGACCACAGCGGTGTCCGAGGTCATCGATTCGACCGCGGCTGCCGTCGCCGTAGCTTTGGTGGTCACCTTGGCATCCGTGGCGACTCTGCTGAAGTCGTCCGCAGCGCCCAGGAATTCATCCCGGAACGGACCAGTCGAATTGTCGACGATTCGCTGCACACTGCCCTGGGGATCGTTGAAATCGATCGACATCAAGGTCACCACGGCTTGGCGCGCCGCGGCGACGAACTCAGCACGGTTACGCTCCTGTGCCTGCGCCGTCTGCTGAGATCTGAGCATCAACGCGCTCGCCACGAGCAGGACACACGCGCACAGCACGATGACGGCCGTGGCCAGCTGTCGCCACCGGAGTCCGGAAAGGCGAGCCCGAGTCCACGTAAGCCATGACGGATCACCGCCAACGGGCGCGGGCTCGTCACGTTGTTCGGAAACTGGCACGACCTCGGAGACCGAGGCGAGATTCTGCGCTTGCTGCTGCAAGCGGATGACGCGGGCCCGCGCTTGGGCTGCCAAGGCTTCTGCCGCAGCGGCCTCGGCCTCGGCGCGTTTCACCAGTACGCCGGCATCTTCGGCAGTCGACTCGGCAGGATCGACCGCCGAGGGCTGCGCGGGGGGCATCACCGCGTCCGGCATGGTCTCGGTTTTCGACATAGCGCCCACCGGTTTCCCTTCATCGCCGGGTCGGGCCGATCACGGCCGACGTCGGAACACTAAGCCCGCCCACCGCCGCCGTGGCGACGCTCTCCCACCCAGCGGGCGGGTTCCACCCGCATCGGGACCGCCGGCCGGGGATCGATCACCAGTGGCGCAACGCGCACAGTGCGCCCTTCGGGCCGTCGGCGGTGGCGACCACGGCTCCGTCCACCGTCAACTCACACCGAAACCCCGGCTCCGTCGGCGAACGGCCGCTCGTGGCCGTCACCATCGCCCACCGCTGCGGATCGACCAATGTGGCACGCAGCACCCACGGTCTGCCGGGGCCGATGTCGGCCCGCACTTTGGGGCTGAACTCATAGGGATTGTGGCTGTAGTCCGCCCACGTCGGCGGATCCGTGTCCCGGTAGTAGATGTCCGCGGCCACCGGGGACTGCGTGGTCACGGTGTAGACGACCTCGTGCGGACCGGGAGGGTCCGCGTGTGCGGGCGCACACAGAAAGACCAATACGGCCAGCGCCGCCGCCACGGGCTTCCTAGCCATCACCGCGACTCCAGCGGGGGGCGCCGTTCTTCGACTGACAGCTGAGAAACAGTCCATCGGGAGCCTGAGCCACCCAGTTCTCGTATCCGGCACAGCTTGAACCCAGTTCTTTGATGCCCGCCATCGACGGGGAGCGGAAGTATCGCGGCTCGTAACGTCGCGGCGATCCGCAGAACACCAGCCTGTCCGGCTGAAGGGAGGGTCCTGCGACAGCAGTCCCGAAAACGTAGTAAGCGGTATCGTGACACGCCTGCCCCAGGACGACTCCCGTGGCCAGGCCCGGTACGCACGACGGGTCATCACACGAGACGGGATCTGCCCCGGCAGGGGCCGTCGTCGTCAACGCCACCACCAAGGCCGCCGCAGCCAATAGCGCTCTTCGCCGCATACCTGGCAACTTTGTCAGGCCGATGCCGCTCCGAGATGTTGACAGTCCACTCAGCGGACATATTGGCCTGCAGCTGCCCCGGAGCGAGGTTTACTGCGGACGCCGAAGACTAGCTGTCCCAGACCGATCCGAGGAGCATGCTATGCCCCGTGGGCCCGCCATCGCGGTCACCGTCGCTGCGGTGGCGCTCACCAGCACAGCTTCCATTCCCGTCGCGCAGGCCGATCACCCCGACTGGGGCCTCAACGGCACCTACACCGCCACCTCCAACGGCGAATGGGCGCGCAAGAACGAGGTTTTCTACGATCAGCCCAGCCGGCGCAGCACCTGGACCATCAGCACCGAATGCAGCTACCCGGGCGAGTGCACCGGGACGGTGCGTAGCGACGAGACCTGGACAGCGCCCATCTACCAGAGAAGTTCGGTGTGGTACGTCAAGCGGCCCATCGACAACTGGGTCCCGTGTCCGGATGGCAGCACCGCTCCTGGACTGCAGACCTTCCGATTCAAGGCGATGACGCCCGAAGGCGCCAACGCGGACCCGACGTCGACCACGCTGGTCGGCGAAGACATCACCACCGGCCCCAGCGGCGCGTGCGGGTCGAACAAACCGGTGTACATCAACATGCCGTTCAAACTCACCAAGATCGGATGAATCGGCGGATCTGCTGATCCTCTGCCCGTTGCGGACGGGCGCTCATTTCGGGAGCATGTCTTCCCAACTCCGCGGCGCCGGACGCACCAGGTCCGATTGGCTGTACACCTTGCCGTCGGGTGCCGCGTACTGCCCAGTCCGGGGGTTGTAGGTGGCAAATGCCACCGACGGGCCGGCGGTGCCCGCGGCATAGCCACTCGGCGCAACAGAAGCGGATCCCTCAGGAGCCGAACCCGTTACCTCCGGGGGTGCCGGATCACCCTCGGCGGCCCCCGGAGCCGGCATGGCCGGGTTCTCGGCAGGGCCGAAGATTTGTTCTCCGAAGGTGATCCGATCATCCGGCGGAACACCCTGAGCGATCAGCGCAGGGTCGATCGGGTAGGGGCCGGTAACATGCTGGCGCATGGCCAGCGGCTCGAAAGGCTGGTCGCTCTCACAGATCTCGACCGTCGGCGCGCGCTTCCCGGGCTGATTCATGCACGGAAAATTTCTCGCACCGCGAACCCCGATGGCAGAATCCTGCGGCAGTTTGCAGTACAACCCGTCCGGCGTATCCACGTCGCTCAGGTCCGCCGGGGAACGCCATGACGACGGCGGCAAGAACCCCACCGTGCATGCCGGCGGGTCGCCGAGAGTAAGGCTGAACTCCGAAAGCGCCATCCCCGTCGGATTGTTCAGAGAAGACCCGTAGGACTGGGTGGCGGCCAAATACGGCGGCAACAACACCAGCAGCTGCTCGATGGATCGATGGTAGACCAGGCCGATCTGGCCGACCGTGGTGAGATTGGCCAACAGCAGCGGCAGCGTCGGCTTGATCTCGGACAACAGGCGGGACGCCTCGTCCGCTGCGCCAGATCCGGCGCGAAGGATGGTCCGGACTTCCGAATCACGCGCATCCACCTGCTGGGTGATCCCGGCCAGGCTGCGCGCCCAGGTTCGGATCGCGTCAACGCTGTCTACCTGACCCTCCAACAGCGGCCGACTGTCGTCGATCAGGCCGCGCGTACTGTCGGCGGCTCCGTTGAGCCGGGCGGCCAGCTCGCTCGATGATTCGAACAGAGAGCCGAGGTCGTTACCTGTTCCATTGAGCGCCTTGAACGATTCGTCGAGTAAGGCCCCCAGCTTGCCGGTGGGGATGCTGGTTACCAACTCGCTCATCTGATCGAGCATCGGGCCAACCGGCTTCGGCAGCGACACGTTATCAGCGGTTATGGTGGAACCGTTTTCGAGGTAGGGACCGGCATCGGTGCGCGGTACCAGATCCACGTATTGCTCGCCTACCGCCGATACGCTTCGCACGTTGGCCTGCAGATCTACGGGAATCCTCGGCGAGGACTTCAAGGACATCGAGACGTGCGCGCCCAGGCGGGTTGGCCGGATGTCGGTGACCTTGCCCACCTCTACACCTCGGTAGGTCACGTTGGAGAACTTGTACAAGCCTCCGGTGGTCGGCAGTTGCAGCGCCACCGAGATGCGCCCGATGCCCAGCAGGACCGGCGCCTGCATGTAGACCAAGACCATCGAGCTGACACCGATCACCGAGGCGATGGAAAAGATGATCAGTTGGTTGCGAACGAAACGGGTCAGCATCAGCTTCCGCCCTGGGCCGGTGGGGACGACACGTGGCCGTCCTGTGGGGGTGAGCTGACGGGCCCGTCCGTAATCGCGTCACCGTCGGTGTCGGCGGCCGTCAGCGGCGGCAGGCTTGCCACCTCGGTCGGCGGCGGCCCCAGGGGTGCATGCAGCGGGTCCCGCGTATAGGTCGAGTACCACGGGTCCCCGGGCGCCGGTACGAGTGAGGTGCTCGCGTCACCCCACCGGGTTCCGAGCAATATGCCCCTCTTCATACGGGGAATGGTGAAGTCGAACACGATGAACTGGTTCATATAGTCGCCGCGGATGCCGCGGTCGATGAACTCCTGCGTGTAAGGGTAGGTGGGCAGGTAAGAAATCGCCGTGGTCAGGTCCGGCCCGATGTCGGCGAGTGCGCGCACCGTCGGCTCGAGATTCTTCAGGTTGCGAACGATGTCGTCCTGTGAGTCGTTGATGAGTCGGTTCGCGGTAGCACTGAAGTCGCCCAGCTTGTCCAACGCAGTGATCAGTCGCGGCCGCTGTTTGTTCAACACCTCGAGGGCAGGAGGAATCCGGTTCAGTGCGCCGGTCAGTACGTCGCGTTGTCCGGCGAACGTCGCCGCCATCCGGTTCAGCGACGAGATCGTGGCGATGATGTTGTCGTGCTGACTGTCCAGCAGCGTCACCACCGTGTTCATCCGGGTCAGCAGATCCCGGATCTGAACTTGCCGGCCGTCGAGGGCCGCGTTGAAGTTATGGACGATGTCGCCGATGCGAGTGAGGCCACCGCCGTTGACCACCACCGACAGCGACGACAGAGTCTGCTCGGTCGAGGGGTATGTCGAGGACTTGGACAAGGCAATGGTCGCACCGGGAGCCAACCGCCCCGTGGGTGCCTCGCCCACAGGCGGGTCCAAGGCGAGGTGCATCGACCCCAACAAACTGGTCTGCCCCACCGCTGCGACCGCGTTTCCCGGAATCACCGCATCAGGCCGGACCGAGATCTCGACGTCAGCCCGCCAGTCCTCCACGTTCATCCGGCGAATAGCGCCGACAACCACGTCGCTGACCATCACCGGTGAATTCGATTCCAACGTGCCGATGTTCGCGATCTGCACGTGGTAGCTCACCGCGTCGGAGCCGGTTCCGACCGTGCCGGGAAGCGGCAGCGAGTTGAGCCCGTCGAAGGAACAGCCCGACGTGGTCAGGGCCGCGCAGCAGGCGGCGATGGCCAGCCTCCGGATCGACATCATCCTCGTCACGGCGCACCCCCCGGGGCTGACAGGCCGGCTCCTGGCGGTAACAGCAGCTCGGTCACATCCGATGCGGCCGGCACCGGTGGCGGCGCCACCCCGGGCGGAATGGGCGCACCCGGATACAGGGCCGGGTGCCGATGCGCGGGCATGCCGTCGGGTGCGTAAGCCCCCGGCGGATGTGCCGGATCGGTCCACCCCGGCGGAGGGGGCACGTCGCCGACACCGGTATAAGCCGAGACCGCCGGCGAGATCTCCTGCGGCCCGCGATCGGTTCCCCCGCCCCCGGGCGCCAGCGCGGGGTCGGAATAGATCACGTTCTTCGGAGAGGGACCCAGGTAGGCGTTGAAGGGTAACGGCAGATAGTTGAAGTTCATCAGGCGTAGGGCCGGTCCCAGATACTGCGCGCACGCCTTGCCCGACGCCTCGGCCGTGACATTTTCGACGGCTGCGATCGCCGAGCAGATCGTCGCGACAGGATTCGCGAAATTGTTCATCGCGAACGATCCTCGGGGGCCACCGGTGTCCGGGTTGTAGATGTTGTAGCCGTTGACCAAAGCATTCGGCGCCGCGTGCAGCACGTTCTTGACCACCATGCTGTTGTCGGAGAGCACCTGCGTCACATTCGCCAGTCGCTCGACCTGTTCGACGGTCTGATCACGCGAACCCGCGATGAACCGCTGAATCTTGCCGACGACGGCCGACAGCTCGGTGATGGCCGAGTCCAGATCCGAGCGGCTGCCGTCGATCACGCTCGTCACATCGGCGAGGCGACCCTGGAACTCCACGATCTGCGTATTGCTGTCACGTAGCGCGGCGACGAAGGTCTGGAGATTGGTGATCACCCCGACGATGTCGCCGCTCCCCTTGCCCAGAACCCTGCCGACATCGGCCAGCTGGGTTATGGTCTGGCGCAGTTTGTCACCATTTCCTGCCATGGCGTCGGCGGTGGTATCGATGAAATGTCCCAGCGAAGTGCTCGACACGCCGCTGGACGGGCCCAGGTCGGAGGCGAGCCTGGTGAGCTGCTCTTTGATCTCGTCCCACTCGACCGGTACGGCGGTCCGGTCCTCGCCGATCTCGGCACCGTCGCGCATGGTGGCACCACTGGCCGCGGGACTCGATTCATAGGCCGGCGTCAGCTGCACATAGCGAGCCGACACCAGGTTGGGCGCCACGATGATCGCCTTCGCGTCTGCGGGAACGGGCACCGCACGGTCCACCGCGAGGACGATCCGGGTGCGAGTTCCCAACGGCTCGATAGAACTGATCGTGCCCACCCGCACGCCCACCACGCGGACCTCGTCACCGGGATAGATAGCCGT
It encodes:
- a CDS encoding PaaI family thioesterase; amino-acid sequence: MSEPITPEDVQRAQAVFEPLTQSLRELIDVTIRSRADESEVRRAHALIQQAGEILGSRLDPAPFGVRTATDGRPLLWGNVAIGMRNAIAPPLRVDRDEAGQRAVADLVLGAAYEGPPGLVHGGVCALILDHVLGATAHRRDRPAFTGTLTLRYVAPTPLGRLRAESWVEREDGGKTFAEGHLLDSQGRVTVHATGIFIRPVART
- a CDS encoding Rv2253/PknI dimerization domain-containing protein, producing the protein MPRGPAIAVTVAAVALTSTASIPVAQADHPDWGLNGTYTATSNGEWARKNEVFYDQPSRRSTWTISTECSYPGECTGTVRSDETWTAPIYQRSSVWYVKRPIDNWVPCPDGSTAPGLQTFRFKAMTPEGANADPTSTTLVGEDITTGPSGACGSNKPVYINMPFKLTKIG
- a CDS encoding MCE family protein produces the protein MLTRFVRNQLIIFSIASVIGVSSMVLVYMQAPVLLGIGRISVALQLPTTGGLYKFSNVTYRGVEVGKVTDIRPTRLGAHVSMSLKSSPRIPVDLQANVRSVSAVGEQYVDLVPRTDAGPYLENGSTITADNVSLPKPVGPMLDQMSELVTSIPTGKLGALLDESFKALNGTGNDLGSLFESSSELAARLNGAADSTRGLIDDSRPLLEGQVDSVDAIRTWARSLAGITQQVDARDSEVRTILRAGSGAADEASRLLSEIKPTLPLLLANLTTVGQIGLVYHRSIEQLLVLLPPYLAATQSYGSSLNNPTGMALSEFSLTLGDPPACTVGFLPPSSWRSPADLSDVDTPDGLYCKLPQDSAIGVRGARNFPCMNQPGKRAPTVEICESDQPFEPLAMRQHVTGPYPIDPALIAQGVPPDDRITFGEQIFGPAENPAMPAPGAAEGDPAPPEVTGSAPEGSASVAPSGYAAGTAGPSVAFATYNPRTGQYAAPDGKVYSQSDLVRPAPRSWEDMLPK
- a CDS encoding MCE family protein, with protein sequence MMSIRRLAIAACCAALTTSGCSFDGLNSLPLPGTVGTGSDAVSYHVQIANIGTLESNSPVMVSDVVVGAIRRMNVEDWRADVEISVRPDAVIPGNAVAAVGQTSLLGSMHLALDPPVGEAPTGRLAPGATIALSKSSTYPSTEQTLSSLSVVVNGGGLTRIGDIVHNFNAALDGRQVQIRDLLTRMNTVVTLLDSQHDNIIATISSLNRMAATFAGQRDVLTGALNRIPPALEVLNKQRPRLITALDKLGDFSATANRLINDSQDDIVRNLKNLEPTVRALADIGPDLTTAISYLPTYPYTQEFIDRGIRGDYMNQFIVFDFTIPRMKRGILLGTRWGDASTSLVPAPGDPWYSTYTRDPLHAPLGPPPTEVASLPPLTAADTDGDAITDGPVSSPPQDGHVSSPPAQGGS
- a CDS encoding MCE family protein — its product is MSVRTVLDSRGKKLAALGIALLMAAAVVFVGYQKLMGPKTIVAYFTSATAIYPGDEVRVVGVRVGTISSIEPLGTRTRIVLAVDRAVPVPADAKAIIVAPNLVSARYVQLTPAYESSPAASGATMRDGAEIGEDRTAVPVEWDEIKEQLTRLASDLGPSSGVSSTSLGHFIDTTADAMAGNGDKLRQTITQLADVGRVLGKGSGDIVGVITNLQTFVAALRDSNTQIVEFQGRLADVTSVIDGSRSDLDSAITELSAVVGKIQRFIAGSRDQTVEQVERLANVTQVLSDNSMVVKNVLHAAPNALVNGYNIYNPDTGGPRGSFAMNNFANPVATICSAIAAVENVTAEASGKACAQYLGPALRLMNFNYLPLPFNAYLGPSPKNVIYSDPALAPGGGGTDRGPQEISPAVSAYTGVGDVPPPPGWTDPAHPPGAYAPDGMPAHRHPALYPGAPIPPGVAPPPVPAASDVTELLLPPGAGLSAPGGAP